Proteins encoded within one genomic window of Granulicella pectinivorans:
- a CDS encoding AAA family ATPase, producing MRLSELGERICILGPSNSGKSTLAEAIARKRDLDVVHLDQLHHLPHTDWKMRPAGEFLALHDEAIARERWVIDGNYSKCFPQRFQRATGIVLLDISTSASLFRYVRRTLFGRGRIGALEGGQDSIKLSMIHHIAVVTPRNRRRYADVYRQIKLPKVSLDSMHAIDACYQDWELERRPRRTG from the coding sequence ATGCGGTTGTCGGAACTTGGAGAACGCATCTGCATTTTAGGGCCTTCCAACAGCGGCAAATCGACGCTTGCCGAAGCCATTGCCCGAAAGCGTGACTTGGACGTGGTTCATCTGGACCAGCTTCACCATCTTCCCCATACGGACTGGAAGATGCGTCCGGCAGGCGAGTTCCTCGCTCTGCATGATGAGGCGATCGCCAGAGAACGGTGGGTCATCGACGGGAATTACTCAAAGTGCTTCCCGCAGCGTTTCCAGCGTGCGACAGGGATCGTGCTGCTGGATATCTCGACATCCGCAAGCTTGTTTCGATACGTTCGCAGGACACTCTTTGGCAGGGGAAGAATCGGCGCACTCGAGGGCGGACAGGACAGCATCAAGCTTTCCATGATCCATCACATTGCGGTGGTTACGCCACGGAACCGAAGGCGCTACGCAGATGTTTACCGGCAGATCAAGCTGCCGAAGGTGTCTCTGGACTCCATGCACGCGATCGACGCGTGCTATCAGGATTGGGAGCTGGAACGTAGGCCGCGGAGAACGGGATAG
- a CDS encoding M48 family metallopeptidase: MIRLRLLVLILFALIGTSTLLPAQTPATSTNDAYTLSPATQQKAEHYSHARIALSFVETGWGILQLLGILTLGIAFRMRNVAVNLSKSKWTQGAIFLLELFLLTGLLNLPLTLYRHHLAVEYGQSVQSWASWFADQAKSSILTYGIGMLMMMGLVLLIRKFPRRWWFAYWAAAMVFVLIGVFITPYVIDPLFNKFEPLQTSNPALVTQLEKVATRGGIGIPPERMFLMNASAKVTGMNAYVTGFGASKRVVVWDTTIAGSTPDEISFIFGHEMGHYRLNHIPIGLAFTAVMLLLGFFLMYVVAQGLLKRYGGVWRVGSQQDWGFIVILLLVVSIGSFLAEPIGNAFSRWEEHAADVYGLEAIHGLVPDPQATGQKSFQVLGETSLAEPHPSPFVVFWTYSHPSIQSRAQFARDYNPWVTGTPKYFKK; the protein is encoded by the coding sequence GTGATTCGTCTGCGTTTGCTCGTCTTGATTCTCTTCGCCTTGATCGGCACATCCACCCTCCTCCCGGCCCAGACCCCCGCAACAAGCACGAACGACGCCTACACCCTCTCCCCCGCCACCCAGCAGAAGGCCGAGCACTACTCCCACGCCCGCATCGCCCTCAGCTTCGTCGAGACCGGCTGGGGCATCCTCCAGCTCCTCGGCATCCTCACCCTCGGCATCGCCTTCCGCATGCGCAACGTCGCCGTCAACCTATCCAAAAGCAAGTGGACCCAGGGCGCCATCTTTCTCCTCGAGCTCTTTCTCCTCACCGGCCTCCTCAACCTGCCCCTCACCCTCTACCGCCACCACCTCGCCGTCGAGTACGGTCAGTCCGTCCAAAGCTGGGCAAGCTGGTTCGCCGACCAGGCCAAGAGCTCCATCCTCACCTACGGTATCGGCATGCTCATGATGATGGGCCTCGTCCTCCTCATCCGGAAGTTCCCCCGCCGCTGGTGGTTCGCCTACTGGGCAGCCGCCATGGTCTTCGTCCTCATCGGCGTCTTCATCACCCCCTACGTCATCGACCCCCTCTTCAACAAATTCGAGCCCCTCCAGACCTCCAACCCGGCCCTCGTAACCCAGCTGGAGAAGGTAGCCACCCGCGGCGGCATCGGCATCCCGCCCGAGCGCATGTTCCTCATGAACGCCTCCGCCAAGGTCACCGGCATGAACGCCTACGTCACCGGCTTCGGAGCCTCCAAGCGCGTCGTCGTCTGGGACACGACCATCGCCGGATCCACCCCCGACGAAATCTCCTTCATCTTCGGCCACGAGATGGGCCACTACCGCCTCAACCACATCCCCATCGGCCTGGCCTTCACCGCCGTCATGCTCCTCCTCGGCTTCTTCCTCATGTACGTCGTCGCCCAAGGTCTCCTCAAGCGCTACGGAGGCGTCTGGCGCGTCGGCTCCCAGCAGGACTGGGGCTTCATCGTCATCCTTCTCCTCGTCGTCTCCATAGGCAGCTTCCTCGCCGAACCCATCGGCAACGCCTTCAGCCGCTGGGAGGAGCACGCCGCCGACGTCTATGGCCTCGAAGCCATTCACGGCCTCGTCCCCGATCCCCAGGCCACCGGACAGAAGTCCTTTCAGGTCCTTGGCGAAACCTCCCTGGCCGAGCCCCACCCCAGCCCCTTCGTCGTCTTCTGGACCTACAGCCACCCCTCCATCCAGAGCCGGGCCCAGTTCGCCCGCGACTACAACCCCTGGGTAACCGGAACCCCGAAATATTTCAAGAAGTAG
- a CDS encoding c-type cytochrome has product MRCMRGLTGTLVGLGLAGVLAGCKQANPPVPLEQLNPQQSRGHAVFATHCAACHYDRKDEALHGPALVGLYKKKSLPSGAPANDERVSATVLHGRNLMPAMGNTMDQQDLDDLLAYLHTL; this is encoded by the coding sequence ATGCGATGCATGAGAGGGTTGACCGGAACTTTGGTGGGTTTAGGGCTGGCAGGCGTGCTGGCCGGATGTAAGCAGGCAAACCCGCCGGTGCCGTTGGAGCAATTGAACCCGCAGCAGTCACGCGGCCACGCGGTATTCGCCACGCACTGCGCTGCCTGCCACTACGACCGCAAGGACGAGGCGCTCCACGGGCCCGCCCTGGTCGGCCTCTACAAGAAGAAGTCTCTGCCCAGCGGGGCTCCTGCCAACGACGAACGGGTCAGCGCGACCGTCCTGCACGGCCGCAATCTCATGCCCGCCATGGGCAACACGATGGATCAACAGGATCTGGACGATCTGCTGGCGTATCTGCATACGCTCTAA
- the lipA gene encoding lipoyl synthase: MTPPTAELVQIDLSPRKPAKKPEWLKARAPMGETFHNLKKLARELNLHTVCESAQCPNIGECWNHKTATFMMLGNLCTRRCGFCAVPKGKPSPIDHDEPKRVAFAVAQLGIMHAVITSVNRDDDNMGAATAFVNVIQEIRLQAPGCQVEVLTPDFQGVDAALRLVVEARPEILNHNIETVPRLYRVAKSGGRYERSLAFLANAKTIAAEKGNTIVTKTGIIVGMGEEMHELLQVFRDLADRKVDILTVGQYLRPSRDHLPMTRYYTPDEFAFLKHEAMAMGFRHVESGPLVRSSYHAHEQAQSTGLK; encoded by the coding sequence ATGACGCCGCCCACCGCCGAGCTCGTTCAGATTGATCTTTCCCCGCGTAAGCCGGCCAAAAAGCCCGAGTGGCTGAAGGCCCGAGCGCCCATGGGCGAGACCTTCCATAATTTGAAGAAGCTGGCCCGCGAGCTCAACCTGCACACCGTCTGCGAGAGCGCGCAGTGCCCGAATATCGGCGAATGCTGGAACCACAAGACCGCCACCTTCATGATGCTCGGCAACCTGTGTACCCGGCGCTGTGGCTTCTGCGCGGTGCCCAAGGGCAAGCCTTCTCCGATCGACCACGATGAGCCGAAGCGTGTGGCCTTCGCCGTGGCGCAGTTGGGCATTATGCACGCCGTCATCACCAGCGTGAATCGCGACGACGACAACATGGGTGCGGCAACGGCCTTCGTCAACGTCATCCAGGAGATCCGCCTGCAGGCTCCGGGCTGCCAGGTCGAGGTGCTGACGCCGGACTTCCAGGGCGTCGATGCGGCGCTGCGATTGGTGGTCGAGGCGCGTCCGGAGATTCTGAACCACAACATCGAAACCGTGCCGCGCCTGTATCGCGTAGCCAAAAGCGGTGGACGTTACGAAAGATCGCTGGCATTTCTTGCAAACGCGAAAACGATCGCGGCAGAGAAGGGCAACACCATCGTCACCAAGACGGGAATCATCGTCGGCATGGGCGAAGAGATGCACGAACTGCTGCAGGTATTTCGCGATCTTGCGGATCGTAAGGTCGATATCCTCACGGTCGGCCAGTACCTGCGGCCATCACGCGATCACCTGCCAATGACGCGTTATTACACGCCGGACGAGTTCGCCTTCCTGAAGCATGAGGCGATGGCGATGGGCTTCAGGCACGTGGAATCTGGACCCCTTGTGCGGTCGAGCTACCATGCGCATGAACAGGCTCAGTCGACGGGACTGAAGTAA
- a CDS encoding glycoside hydrolase family 2 TIM barrel-domain containing protein, giving the protein MPRIPCLLMICFLLLTLDDQAQRSATNETQRSTANDARVEMSLRDGWRFKFGPESATELQTEPDATWTTVSVPHTWNRAGYYKDAPASHINTAQNVVTTQGVGWYKLAFTPPANVSGMESFLQFDAASRIATVWLNGTLLGTHRGGFSRFRLDSTAALKPGRENTLTVKVDNTKPALGSSTADVLPLTGDFFVYGGLYRPVSLIFTKKMHLDLTDYGSSGVYAKTTSIASAGAQVQVRARVRNDSEQSGTLMLRTMLVDAQGKIAGQQEQTVTVAPASVAEGIANVAVTHPHLWQGVDDPYLYRLVVELSSKSSQLVDRVSVPFGIRQVRFDPNQGLFLNGKHVAVHGVGYHQDREGKGWASQPEDVAADEAMMREMGVTGIRLTHYQHGQPIHDLADRDGLVVWDEIPLVSQWTLGDHSEPTAALRENARQQLRELIAQDFNHPSVVTWSIGNEIDFGNGIPGFVGNNGGALPDPLPLLKELNQLAHELDPLRPTTLATCCEQHALAPGATVPITGAVTDLSGANRYFGWYYDKPSDLGPHLDSLHRTRPAQPMAVTEYGAGGAISLHSDNALGGAESRNRPQAEEYESYIHEQNWSTLQNKPYLWGTFLWNSFDFGSTTRSEGNAQDINTKGIVTFDHKHRKDPYFFYKANWTNTPTVHINSSLYTERAYRVADVRVYSNASKTSLKVNGKLIGVLADCPERICVWKNVVLVPGANKILASGTFAKGEVEDRTEWHLSEAAAKNTLIDCGALVAGASDEKHFGSDTFFEGGTAGSVSGPGGRGRAPAPVSIAHTSSPEVAATYRAGSFTYRVPAGDGKHPVVLTFVEPSLHPGERIFDVFANGQKVVADLDVAAAAGGPLTAYQRQFEVNARDGMVILEFRPTKGDAIVSAIEVQ; this is encoded by the coding sequence TTGCCACGCATTCCTTGTTTGCTGATGATCTGCTTTTTGCTGCTCACCCTGGACGATCAGGCGCAACGGTCTGCAACAAACGAAACCCAGCGTTCCACGGCTAACGATGCCCGTGTCGAGATGTCACTCCGCGATGGATGGCGCTTCAAGTTCGGGCCGGAGTCGGCCACGGAGTTACAGACCGAACCGGACGCAACATGGACGACCGTCAGCGTGCCCCACACCTGGAACCGGGCAGGCTACTACAAGGATGCGCCGGCGTCCCATATCAACACCGCCCAGAACGTGGTGACGACGCAGGGAGTCGGCTGGTACAAGCTCGCCTTCACGCCGCCCGCGAACGTCTCTGGGATGGAAAGCTTTCTGCAATTTGACGCAGCAAGCCGCATCGCCACGGTGTGGTTGAACGGAACCTTACTCGGCACGCACCGTGGAGGATTCTCGCGCTTTCGCCTGGATAGCACGGCAGCCCTCAAGCCCGGCCGTGAGAACACGCTCACCGTGAAGGTGGACAACACGAAACCCGCGCTGGGGAGTTCGACTGCCGACGTATTGCCGCTGACAGGAGACTTCTTTGTATACGGCGGCTTGTATCGTCCGGTAAGCCTCATCTTCACCAAAAAGATGCACCTCGACCTGACGGACTACGGCTCCTCCGGGGTCTATGCGAAGACGACGTCCATCGCGTCTGCCGGGGCGCAGGTGCAGGTGCGCGCACGGGTGCGCAACGACAGTGAGCAGAGTGGCACGCTTATGCTCCGAACCATGCTCGTTGACGCGCAGGGGAAGATCGCGGGACAACAGGAGCAGACTGTCACCGTGGCACCAGCGAGCGTGGCAGAAGGCATTGCAAACGTGGCTGTGACGCATCCGCATCTCTGGCAGGGCGTGGACGATCCTTACCTGTACCGGCTGGTGGTGGAGCTCTCCAGCAAGTCCTCTCAACTGGTGGATCGCGTTTCTGTTCCCTTTGGCATTCGTCAGGTTCGGTTCGATCCGAATCAAGGACTGTTCCTCAATGGGAAGCACGTCGCGGTTCATGGAGTCGGCTACCACCAGGACCGTGAAGGAAAGGGGTGGGCATCGCAACCGGAGGATGTTGCCGCGGATGAAGCGATGATGCGTGAGATGGGTGTGACCGGCATCCGCTTGACCCACTACCAGCATGGCCAGCCAATTCATGATCTCGCGGACCGCGACGGTCTTGTGGTCTGGGACGAGATACCCCTGGTCAGCCAGTGGACGTTGGGCGACCACTCGGAACCTACCGCAGCGCTTCGTGAGAACGCCCGCCAGCAACTGCGGGAGCTGATCGCGCAGGACTTCAACCACCCTTCGGTGGTCACATGGTCCATCGGCAATGAGATCGATTTCGGCAACGGTATCCCGGGATTCGTCGGGAACAATGGTGGCGCCCTTCCAGACCCCCTGCCTCTGCTCAAGGAACTGAACCAACTCGCCCACGAGCTCGACCCTCTTCGACCCACGACGCTGGCCACCTGCTGTGAGCAGCATGCGCTCGCTCCAGGCGCCACCGTGCCCATCACCGGAGCCGTCACAGACCTTTCCGGCGCAAATCGCTACTTCGGCTGGTACTACGACAAACCGTCGGACTTAGGTCCTCATCTTGACTCCCTCCACCGCACGCGGCCGGCACAGCCCATGGCGGTCACGGAATATGGCGCCGGGGGAGCTATCTCACTGCACTCGGACAATGCGCTGGGTGGCGCGGAATCTCGCAACCGGCCCCAGGCGGAGGAATACGAATCCTACATTCACGAACAGAACTGGTCGACCCTGCAGAACAAACCGTACCTGTGGGGTACGTTTCTGTGGAATTCCTTCGACTTCGGAAGCACCACGCGCAGCGAAGGCAATGCCCAGGACATCAATACGAAAGGCATCGTGACCTTCGACCACAAGCATAGGAAGGACCCGTACTTCTTTTACAAAGCCAACTGGACGAATACGCCGACCGTACACATCAACTCCAGCCTCTATACCGAGCGGGCCTACCGTGTGGCCGATGTGCGTGTGTACAGCAACGCGTCGAAGACCTCGCTGAAGGTCAATGGAAAGCTCATTGGAGTCCTTGCAGACTGCCCGGAGCGCATCTGTGTCTGGAAGAACGTCGTGCTCGTGCCCGGTGCAAACAAGATCCTTGCCAGTGGGACCTTCGCCAAGGGAGAGGTAGAGGATCGGACCGAGTGGCATCTATCCGAAGCCGCCGCGAAGAACACCTTGATCGATTGCGGCGCACTGGTTGCAGGGGCGAGCGATGAAAAACACTTCGGATCGGATACGTTCTTCGAGGGCGGAACGGCAGGGAGTGTCTCGGGTCCCGGGGGGCGGGGCAGGGCTCCCGCTCCTGTATCCATTGCCCACACCAGCAGTCCGGAGGTGGCGGCGACCTATCGTGCCGGATCGTTCACGTATCGTGTGCCCGCCGGTGACGGGAAACATCCCGTCGTCTTAACGTTTGTGGAGCCATCGCTGCATCCCGGCGAGCGTATCTTCGACGTCTTCGCAAACGGCCAGAAGGTTGTAGCCGATCTGGACGTGGCAGCCGCCGCAGGAGGACCGCTGACCGCATATCAACGGCAGTTCGAAGTAAATGCCAGGGACGGTATGGTGATTCTTGAGTTCAGACCAACCAAAGGAGACGCGATCGTCTCCGCGATAGAGGTGCAATAA
- a CDS encoding TetR/AcrR family transcriptional regulator, with translation METKQAANRIAERKLRDRATRRTQILSAARRIAELEGWPSVTVRRLADEISYSQPVLYSHFGSRDGILAAVAIEGFQEIGLALEKARKRARSGNPVESFAVAYLEFAASSPALYEVMFSLSLSVPFGDAATPPELRFAFAQLLELFQGHGSKSEVLAELFWASLHGIAELTRTRRFPRSRQKERIRTLVERFTLPY, from the coding sequence ATGGAAACGAAACAGGCAGCAAACCGCATCGCGGAACGAAAACTGCGCGACAGAGCCACCCGCCGGACACAGATTCTCAGCGCCGCACGACGAATCGCGGAGCTTGAAGGGTGGCCCAGCGTGACCGTTCGGCGGCTAGCCGACGAAATTTCATACAGCCAACCCGTCTTGTACTCTCATTTCGGAAGCCGCGATGGAATCCTCGCTGCGGTTGCGATCGAGGGCTTCCAGGAGATAGGCCTCGCTTTGGAGAAGGCACGGAAGCGGGCCAGGAGTGGAAACCCCGTCGAATCGTTTGCGGTCGCATACCTGGAGTTCGCCGCGTCTTCACCGGCGCTGTATGAAGTGATGTTTTCGCTCAGCTTGAGCGTTCCATTCGGCGACGCGGCGACGCCTCCGGAACTGCGCTTCGCATTTGCCCAGCTCCTGGAGTTGTTTCAGGGCCATGGCTCGAAGTCGGAGGTTCTAGCGGAACTGTTTTGGGCAAGCCTTCACGGGATCGCCGAGCTCACAAGAACCAGGCGATTTCCGCGCAGCCGCCAGAAAGAACGAATAAGAACGCTCGTCGAGCGCTTCACCCTCCCATACTGA
- a CDS encoding response regulator — translation MTSDQNSPDVQQSVQGGPPPVSSQDSLFTGTSNTHGMGQSKSSRRRRRKRKSKSEGGDSGEQAGGEQSVGSVQASAATESAPRQQQPFQANGGGQQQQNNGEGGSTKRWKKKFRDRKRTGSGGGGFENNPGNQSSGGGFSQNNQNGGGQGGFRSADTHQFGNNAGASSKRKGPYGGKQQRSGGGGGGRSFVGPMDHSYRAVNGNFADTPPSTIETHQNGNYQGRGHARPSFVSDSQPIDYSQGRAIPIAEDAPTKIIFFIEDLFFLAKISETARKLGVKVAFMKNDKDAIAALTASEEADRPGLIVFDLNNANAKPLTLIPKLKAKLKKSTSIIGFLSHLQGDLKAKAVEAGCDTVMPRSAFSQNLPNLLRRYGIVEEEEPNFNM, via the coding sequence ATGACTTCAGATCAGAATAGCCCCGACGTGCAACAGAGCGTTCAGGGAGGACCTCCTCCTGTGTCTTCACAGGATTCGCTCTTTACCGGTACATCCAACACGCATGGCATGGGTCAATCGAAGTCCAGCCGGCGCCGGCGCCGCAAGCGGAAGTCGAAGTCAGAGGGCGGCGACTCCGGGGAGCAGGCAGGGGGAGAGCAGAGTGTTGGCTCCGTCCAGGCATCGGCCGCAACCGAATCGGCACCGCGCCAGCAGCAGCCTTTTCAGGCCAATGGCGGCGGCCAGCAGCAGCAGAATAACGGCGAAGGCGGATCCACGAAGCGTTGGAAGAAGAAGTTCCGGGACCGTAAGCGGACGGGCAGTGGAGGTGGCGGGTTTGAGAACAACCCCGGCAACCAGAGCTCGGGCGGCGGCTTTTCGCAGAACAACCAGAATGGAGGCGGCCAGGGCGGCTTCCGCTCTGCGGATACGCACCAGTTTGGCAATAACGCCGGTGCCAGCAGCAAGCGTAAGGGTCCGTATGGTGGAAAGCAGCAGCGTTCGGGCGGCGGTGGTGGCGGGCGGAGCTTCGTCGGTCCGATGGACCACAGCTACCGGGCGGTGAACGGCAACTTTGCCGATACGCCTCCTTCGACCATCGAGACGCACCAGAACGGCAACTACCAGGGCCGTGGACATGCTCGTCCTTCGTTTGTGTCGGATTCGCAGCCGATCGACTACTCGCAGGGCCGCGCGATTCCGATTGCGGAAGACGCTCCGACCAAGATCATCTTCTTTATCGAGGATCTTTTCTTCCTGGCGAAGATCTCCGAGACGGCCCGCAAGTTGGGCGTCAAGGTGGCGTTCATGAAGAACGACAAGGATGCGATCGCGGCTCTGACGGCCTCGGAAGAGGCTGATCGGCCAGGACTTATCGTATTCGACCTGAACAATGCGAATGCCAAGCCGCTGACGCTGATTCCGAAGCTGAAGGCCAAGCTGAAGAAGTCGACGTCGATCATCGGGTTCCTTTCGCACCTGCAGGGTGACCTGAAGGCGAAGGCCGTCGAGGCGGGTTGCGATACGGTGATGCCGCGCTCGGCCTTCTCGCAGAACCTCCCGAACCTGCTGCGGCGGTATGGGATTGTGGAAGAAGAAGAGCCGAACTTCAACATGTAA
- a CDS encoding histidine triad nucleotide-binding protein — MDCLFCKIASGTIPVKPLYEDETVFAFADIHPQAPVHVLVIPKVHVQSMAQAGDEAMLGHLMASAARVAREQGLENGYRLVLNTGDDGGQTVNHLHVHVLGGRHMTWPPG; from the coding sequence ATGGACTGTCTGTTCTGCAAAATCGCCTCCGGCACCATCCCGGTCAAGCCCCTCTACGAAGATGAAACCGTCTTCGCCTTCGCCGACATTCATCCCCAGGCGCCGGTCCATGTCCTCGTCATCCCGAAGGTTCACGTCCAGTCCATGGCCCAGGCCGGGGACGAAGCCATGCTCGGTCACCTCATGGCCTCCGCCGCCAGGGTAGCCCGTGAGCAGGGTCTCGAAAACGGCTATCGCCTCGTCCTCAACACCGGCGACGATGGAGGCCAAACCGTCAACCACCTCCACGTCCACGTCCTCGGTGGCCGCCACATGACCTGGCCCCCCGGCTGA